A single genomic interval of Argonema galeatum A003/A1 harbors:
- a CDS encoding FHA domain-containing protein, with translation MALPQEHNHLLIVEDDKGRKEFVLTKSAYSIGRDPDCNIRLYSQFVSRRHATLLQQPKKDGSYYYRIVDGDGKGRASANGLIINGRKSPAHDLKNEDEVVFGPQVRAIYYQLRRDTMPSGPLDEFDITLINPGSMFDELEE, from the coding sequence ATGGCTTTACCACAGGAACACAACCATCTATTAATTGTTGAGGACGATAAGGGACGCAAGGAGTTCGTACTCACTAAGTCCGCTTATTCTATAGGTCGCGATCCGGATTGTAATATCCGTCTATACTCCCAGTTTGTCTCGCGCCGTCATGCGACGTTGCTACAGCAACCCAAAAAAGATGGAAGCTACTATTACCGCATTGTCGATGGCGATGGCAAAGGTAGGGCTAGTGCTAACGGACTCATAATTAACGGTCGCAAAAGTCCAGCTCATGACCTGAAAAATGAAGACGAAGTTGTCTTTGGTCCTCAGGTGAGAGCTATATACTACCAGCTTCGGCGAGATACCATGCCGTCAGGGCCTTTAGATGAGTTTGATATCACGCTGATTAACCCCGGTAGTATGTTTGATGAGCTAGAAGAGTGA
- a CDS encoding DNA polymerase III subunit delta', translated as MNPFERLIGQDRAVELLRQAIAQNRIAPAYLFAGPDGVGRSLAAKCFTEQVFYGINDKQLALHKRQQLSNHPDLLWVQPTYLHNGVRLSAAEAAEKGVKRKAPPQIRLEQVREIAQFLSRPPLEASRSLVIVEQAETMAEAAANALLKTLEEPGQATIILIAPAIESLLPTLVSRCQRIPFYGLDLARMEIVLRQNGHEEILQHPEVLATSAGSPGEAIASWQQLQAIPPELLAAVKQIPKTLRKALELARQIDKALDTEAQLWLIDYLQQCYWQQFLEGKIYESPLEKLEKARKCLLSYAQPRLVWEVTLMGMCQKAAL; from the coding sequence ATGAATCCTTTTGAAAGGCTGATAGGGCAAGATCGGGCCGTAGAGTTGCTGAGGCAGGCGATCGCTCAAAACCGCATTGCCCCAGCTTATCTCTTTGCTGGCCCCGATGGAGTAGGACGAAGTTTGGCAGCTAAATGCTTTACAGAACAGGTATTTTATGGTATTAACGACAAACAACTAGCACTACACAAACGCCAACAGCTGAGCAATCATCCAGATCTACTTTGGGTGCAGCCGACTTATCTGCACAACGGAGTCAGGCTTTCTGCGGCTGAAGCTGCTGAAAAAGGGGTGAAGCGCAAGGCACCGCCGCAAATTCGGTTGGAACAGGTGCGGGAAATTGCCCAGTTTTTGAGTCGTCCGCCCCTAGAGGCTTCGCGATCGCTCGTAATCGTCGAACAAGCGGAAACGATGGCAGAGGCGGCGGCAAATGCCTTGCTGAAGACGCTGGAGGAACCGGGACAGGCGACGATAATTTTAATTGCTCCGGCGATCGAGTCTTTGTTACCTACGCTGGTGTCCCGCTGTCAGCGGATACCGTTTTATGGCTTGGATTTGGCCCGAATGGAGATAGTGCTGCGGCAGAATGGTCATGAGGAGATTTTGCAGCATCCAGAGGTGTTGGCCACTTCGGCGGGAAGTCCTGGAGAAGCGATCGCATCTTGGCAACAATTGCAAGCAATTCCCCCAGAATTATTGGCAGCAGTCAAACAGATACCGAAGACGCTTCGTAAAGCTTTAGAACTTGCTCGCCAGATTGACAAAGCGCTGGATACAGAAGCACAATTGTGGTTAATAGATTATTTGCAGCAGTGTTATTGGCAGCAATTTTTGGAAGGTAAGATTTATGAGTCGCCGTTAGAAAAATTGGAAAAGGCGCGAAAGTGTTTATTGAGTTATGCTCAGCCGCGATTAGTTTGGGAAGTCACCCTGATGGGGATGTGTCAGAAAGCTGCTTTGTAG